Genomic DNA from Corallococcus silvisoli:
GCGCGGAGCGTGAGGCCCGCCTGCTGGTCGCGCATCCGCTGGTGGGCCACGAGGCGCTTCTCGACGACGCACTCCAGCGCCGCTTCTCGCGACGGGAACAGCTCATGGCTCGCGGAGATGGCGACATGCCGCGCGGGCCGGAGCGCCGCCCGCGCCCCCGTCTCCTCCGAAGCGTCGGCCCAAGCCACCCGCCGACGGACGGAAGACGTGCGCCCGAGCGCCCCCGGGAGCTTCAGCGTCGTCTGCGATTGCATGGCACCCATCCAGGTGTGGCCCCCCACCAGCGCCGAGCCGGTCATCCCCCCATGAGCAACCCGAGTGCCATTCCCTGGCAGCCACCGAAAGCGTCTGATTCCGCCCACTTGGCTTCAGGACGGACGCGCAAGCCAAAGACTGGCGTCACCGCGCGACGCGCGCGCGTCATCCAGGAACGCACCCCCTGGGCCGACGCGATGGCCGCCGCGGGGAACAGGGCCGGAGTAGGCTGCCGGGCTCACGCCACCGGGAGTCTCCACCATGGTCCGGAGTCTTGGCCTTCTCTGCGTCGTCGTTTGCCTCGCATCCGGTTGCTCGGAGGATCCTCCCGAAGGGGGTGGCCCCCAATCCCAGGCGGATGGTGGCACCTCGGAGTGCGAGGCCTTCGGCCGCTTCGGCGCACCGGGTACGACCTTCACGCTGCCGCCGCCTGGCGCGACGGGCGAGCTCTACATCCCAGATGTGCAGGCGCGCTTCCCGGAGGTGGACTGGAGCAAGCTGGACCGGCTCTATATCCGCGCGGGGCGCTACACGGTCCTCAACCTGGGCAACCTGCCGGAGCGGTCCGCCAGCAGGCCGCTGGTCATCACCAACACGGGTGGGCAGGTGGTCATCCGGCCTGAACCCGGGAGCACCCAGGGCTACATCTGGGCCATCAACGGCGGCTCCCATTGGATCCTCACCGGACGGTATGACCCGGACTCCGGAACGGGCGACGCGAACTTCCCGGGCCATCGCTGCGGCGCGTACGCGACGTCCCGGGGGCGCTACGGGATTCTGAGCGATGACCTCTTCCTGAACGGCAGCCACATGGGGCTGGGCATCGGCGGCGCGCACGCCTTCGAGCTGGAGTACCTGGAGATCACCCGGTCGGGCTTCGCGGGACTGCGCATCAACCGCTCCGCGGGGAGCGACGGGAAGGTGCCGCCCCTGGATGACATTCAGCTTCACGACCTCTACATCCATGACACGGCCAGCGAGGCCATCTACTTCGGTTCGACGCAGGGCGCGCCCACGCCGCTCGGCTCCAACCTGAAGGTCTACAACAACCGCCTCGTGCGCACGGGGACGGAGTCCTTGCAGATCCAGAACCTGGGCGACGGCACCGAGGTGCACCACAACGTCTTCGCCTTCGGCGCCATCGACTGGCGCGCGGCCTTCGACCGCTACCAGGACAACAACTCCCAGGCGCAGGTGCGAGGCGGCCACATCCGCTTCCACCACAACGTCTTCGTGGGCGGCGCGAGCACCCTGCTCAACTTCTTCGCGCAGGCGGAGACCGGAGACCTGCCGCTGAACGTCGAGTTCACGGACAACTCCTTCGCGGACACGCTCTCGCTGGGCGTCTATCTGGGCGGCAGCTCCGGGGCCGGAGCGACATTCCTCTGGGAGCGCAACGCGTTCCGAGGGCTCGACTTTGGCTATGCCAGCGTCTACCCGGACGCCACGGACCCGGGCGTCGTCTTTGGCAAGTCGGGCGCCATCACTTCGCCCGTGACGTTCAAGGACAACCGATGGGAGGGCGGGCGCAAGCTCATCTCAGGCCTGACGGGAGGCACCGGGACGGTGGGCTCGGTGACGGCCACCGGC
This window encodes:
- a CDS encoding carbohydrate-binding protein, whose amino-acid sequence is MVRSLGLLCVVVCLASGCSEDPPEGGGPQSQADGGTSECEAFGRFGAPGTTFTLPPPGATGELYIPDVQARFPEVDWSKLDRLYIRAGRYTVLNLGNLPERSASRPLVITNTGGQVVIRPEPGSTQGYIWAINGGSHWILTGRYDPDSGTGDANFPGHRCGAYATSRGRYGILSDDLFLNGSHMGLGIGGAHAFELEYLEITRSGFAGLRINRSAGSDGKVPPLDDIQLHDLYIHDTASEAIYFGSTQGAPTPLGSNLKVYNNRLVRTGTESLQIQNLGDGTEVHHNVFAFGAIDWRAAFDRYQDNNSQAQVRGGHIRFHHNVFVGGASTLLNFFAQAETGDLPLNVEFTDNSFADTLSLGVYLGGSSGAGATFLWERNAFRGLDFGYASVYPDATDPGVVFGKSGAITSPVTFKDNRWEGGRKLISGLTGGTGTVGSVTATGNVNGPVPVLNFVDTGLPAGASARRLEMWTDRATLAPGSPEVTYAAGALVMHDGQLYRARTQNTNKPPPQNATVWEPLSLPVDDLRTAPGTEWAERGVGLLDVVR